The following proteins are co-located in the Acidimicrobiia bacterium genome:
- the coxB gene encoding cytochrome c oxidase subunit II, with protein MSEHRTTGSPRRRSAALGVTALAAAVSACSGSGPQSSLEPQGPVARQIDDLWKLVFVLATVVFAIVMAGMLYSMIRYRERKGDEREPKQVHGNTALEITWTILPAVLLAVLAVPTLQVLFEVRAVPQGDDVLQITVTGHQWWWEFEYPNEVTDDGRTLITANELHIPVDTVVNLTMTSADVIHSFWVPPLNGKRDVVPGRITTLTLEADEPTPPGEPIPGQCAEFCGLAHADMRVKVFVDDQAGYEEWVAQQLEPGVVPADELGAAGYETFTQVCTTCHQATVVDADGLLSIQGARLAPDLTHFSSRSYFGGAVFENTDEQLRRWIDDPSSIKPMHPEFNDLESGRILGMPDYGLTEAQIDALVSLLRAWD; from the coding sequence TTGAGCGAGCACAGGACAACCGGGTCGCCTCGCCGCCGCTCGGCAGCCCTCGGAGTCACCGCCCTCGCCGCAGCCGTCTCCGCCTGCTCCGGCTCCGGTCCCCAGTCGTCGCTCGAGCCACAGGGCCCGGTGGCGCGCCAGATCGACGACCTGTGGAAGCTCGTCTTCGTGCTGGCGACCGTCGTGTTCGCGATCGTCATGGCGGGGATGCTCTACTCGATGATCCGTTACCGGGAGCGCAAGGGGGACGAGCGCGAGCCGAAGCAGGTCCACGGGAACACCGCCCTCGAGATCACATGGACCATCCTGCCTGCGGTTCTGCTGGCGGTGCTCGCCGTGCCGACGCTGCAGGTGCTCTTCGAGGTCCGGGCCGTGCCGCAAGGCGACGACGTCCTGCAGATCACGGTGACGGGCCACCAGTGGTGGTGGGAGTTCGAGTACCCGAACGAGGTGACGGATGACGGCAGGACGCTCATCACGGCCAACGAGCTGCACATCCCCGTCGACACGGTGGTGAACCTCACGATGACCTCGGCTGACGTGATCCACTCGTTCTGGGTGCCTCCCCTCAATGGAAAACGCGACGTCGTCCCGGGTCGCATCACCACGCTGACACTCGAGGCCGACGAGCCGACCCCCCCCGGCGAGCCGATTCCCGGGCAGTGCGCCGAGTTCTGCGGGCTGGCCCATGCCGACATGCGGGTCAAGGTGTTCGTCGACGACCAGGCGGGCTACGAGGAATGGGTGGCTCAACAGCTCGAACCGGGCGTCGTCCCGGCGGACGAGCTCGGCGCGGCGGGCTACGAGACGTTCACGCAGGTGTGCACGACGTGTCACCAAGCCACCGTCGTCGACGCCGATGGCCTGCTCAGCATCCAGGGAGCGAGACTGGCCCCCGACCTCACGCACTTCTCGAGCCGCAGCTACTTCGGCGGGGCGGTCTTCGAGAACACCGACGAGCAGCTGCGCCGGTGGATCGACGACCCGAGCTCGATCAAGCCGATGCATCCCGAGTTCAACGACCTCGAATCCGGCCGGATACTCGGAATGCCCGACTACGGCCTCACCGAGGCGCAGATCGACGCGTTGGTGTCGCTCCTGCGAGCTTGGGACTGA
- a CDS encoding helix-turn-helix domain-containing protein: MEDTQTLGDLIRESRLARGFSLGQLATKLGQTAAAVRSWERSAALPGSDMLEALAEALSLDRSDLSGLAALEAAALEDAPSEDAPSEDAPLEPAALGPVEAEPPAAPDAAAEADAGAAEVEAEVEVEAEAGQAGEPEPDTQADSEVDVEADADAESTVEAEVEAQVDTESAIEADDAGEAGPEADDIEYLHDGLDLIELAEIQAYAGHAEAEGAEADEDAAEPASLADDAEARVDEEDVAPPVEAAVDTVPPYPGADEIVVHSASAATADTPLADLPTETIGPPIAAAHPGSAVAAASGSPSTAVAVEETPDTDPNFRLTNPFHLLFDPTKNWLYWIRAALTVVILLVLLRVLFWAVVELWEAITDVLGSFRSTDEVDQLINT; encoded by the coding sequence ATGGAAGACACCCAGACACTCGGTGACCTCATTCGCGAGAGCCGGCTCGCCCGAGGCTTCTCGCTCGGCCAGTTGGCGACGAAGCTCGGGCAGACCGCAGCCGCCGTGCGCTCTTGGGAGCGCAGCGCCGCATTACCGGGGAGCGACATGCTCGAAGCGCTGGCGGAGGCGCTCTCCCTCGATCGCTCCGACCTGTCCGGCCTGGCTGCCCTCGAGGCCGCCGCGCTGGAGGATGCCCCGTCCGAGGATGCCCCGTCCGAGGATGCGCCGCTCGAGCCTGCCGCGCTCGGGCCCGTCGAGGCAGAGCCCCCGGCAGCCCCGGACGCGGCTGCCGAGGCGGACGCCGGGGCGGCCGAGGTGGAGGCCGAAGTGGAGGTCGAGGCCGAGGCCGGGCAAGCCGGTGAGCCTGAGCCGGATACCCAGGCGGACTCCGAGGTCGATGTCGAGGCGGATGCCGACGCGGAGTCGACTGTTGAGGCGGAGGTTGAGGCGCAAGTCGACACGGAGTCGGCCATCGAAGCCGACGACGCCGGCGAGGCCGGCCCGGAAGCCGATGACATCGAGTATTTGCACGACGGCCTGGATCTGATCGAGCTCGCCGAGATCCAGGCGTACGCCGGCCATGCCGAGGCTGAGGGAGCCGAGGCCGACGAGGACGCTGCAGAGCCGGCATCGTTGGCTGACGACGCCGAGGCGAGGGTCGACGAGGAGGACGTCGCCCCACCTGTGGAGGCGGCGGTCGACACGGTCCCCCCGTACCCCGGGGCGGACGAGATCGTGGTGCACTCGGCGTCGGCGGCGACGGCCGACACCCCTCTCGCAGACCTGCCCACGGAGACCATCGGACCGCCGATCGCCGCCGCTCACCCCGGCAGCGCCGTCGCGGCCGCCAGCGGAAGCCCTTCGACGGCCGTCGCCGTCGAAGAGACACCCGACACCGATCCGAACTTCAGGCTGACGAACCCGTTCCACCTGCTGTTCGACCCGACGAAGAACTGGCTGTACTGGATACGGGCCGCCCTCACCGTGGTCATCCTCCTCGTGCTCCTGCGTGTGCTCTTCTGGGCCGTCGTCGAGCTATGGGAGGCGATCACGGACGTCCTCGGGTCCTTCCGGTCGACGGACGAAGTCGATCAGCTGATCAACACCTGA
- a CDS encoding N-acetyltransferase, translating into MLEADDVVDDFECRSNGHTEWMRHHARQAHAAGTAKVLVVTPAGSDGVVAYYAWSMASISIEDAPTRVRRGAGRYPHPVALLARLGVSIEHEGRGLGAGLLADAISRTAQLGTEIGCRGLLVHAETPQARDFYLHLIPEFERSPTDDLHLVLLMKDILGTLRD; encoded by the coding sequence ATGCTCGAGGCCGATGACGTCGTCGATGACTTCGAGTGCCGGTCCAACGGGCACACGGAGTGGATGCGTCACCACGCCCGCCAGGCGCATGCCGCCGGCACGGCCAAGGTGCTCGTCGTCACCCCGGCGGGCAGCGATGGGGTGGTGGCCTACTACGCCTGGTCGATGGCCAGCATCTCCATCGAGGACGCTCCGACCCGAGTTCGCAGAGGCGCCGGCCGCTATCCGCACCCGGTGGCGCTGCTGGCTCGCCTCGGGGTGTCGATCGAACACGAAGGCCGCGGGCTCGGCGCCGGTCTCCTCGCCGACGCCATCAGCCGGACGGCGCAACTCGGCACCGAGATCGGATGCCGGGGCTTGCTGGTTCACGCCGAGACACCGCAGGCCCGCGACTTCTACCTCCATCTCATCCCCGAGTTCGAGCGGTCACCGACGGACGACCTCCATCTTGTCTTGCTCATGAAGGACATCCTCGGAACCCTCCGCGACTGA
- a CDS encoding DUF1778 domain-containing protein → MRTTPEERALIDRAVALSGTDITEFVITNLTTASLRVLADRTEFSLGAEAQQAWEVINRRPARSLAGLRELMARPSPFTDE, encoded by the coding sequence GTGCGAACGACCCCCGAGGAACGTGCCCTGATCGACCGGGCGGTGGCGTTGTCGGGAACCGATATCACGGAGTTCGTCATCACCAATCTGACCACCGCGTCGCTGCGAGTGTTGGCCGATCGCACCGAGTTCAGCTTGGGAGCAGAGGCTCAGCAGGCGTGGGAGGTAATCAACCGGCGTCCGGCGCGTAGCCTCGCCGGGCTCCGTGAACTGATGGCCCGGCCGTCGCCGTTCACCGACGAGTGA
- a CDS encoding ferredoxin, whose product MAETKLMVWIDQDLCTGDGICEEIAPDVFVGRDDGLWVVKEEASHFGTTIVFDGVDGDGHGPEGARGVARVPDSLIDVVVEAAEECPGECIMIEPYSAEIVAGRGA is encoded by the coding sequence ATGGCCGAAACGAAACTGATGGTGTGGATCGACCAGGATCTCTGCACGGGCGATGGGATCTGTGAAGAGATCGCGCCCGATGTGTTCGTCGGTCGGGATGACGGCCTCTGGGTCGTCAAGGAGGAGGCCTCCCACTTCGGCACGACCATCGTGTTCGACGGTGTCGATGGCGATGGACACGGGCCGGAGGGGGCCCGCGGGGTCGCCAGAGTCCCCGATTCGCTCATCGACGTGGTGGTGGAGGCAGCCGAGGAATGCCCCGGCGAGTGCATCATGATCGAGCCGTACTCGGCCGAGATCGTCGCCGGCCGGGGCGCCTGA
- a CDS encoding CBS domain-containing protein — MQGTVAHLLETKGSAVWTVEPGATVYRALELMAEKAVGALVVTDGDLLAGIISERDYARKVILLDRGSKQTAVSEIMTADVVTVTSTSTLGECMNLMTDKRIRHLPVVDEERRVVGLVSIGDVVRAIIEWQQAMIQDLESYITG, encoded by the coding sequence GTGCAGGGCACGGTTGCGCATCTGCTCGAGACGAAAGGCTCCGCCGTGTGGACGGTCGAGCCCGGCGCCACGGTCTATCGAGCGCTCGAGCTGATGGCGGAGAAGGCGGTCGGCGCACTCGTCGTGACGGACGGTGATCTGCTGGCAGGGATCATCTCCGAGAGAGACTACGCCCGCAAGGTGATCCTCCTCGACCGGGGATCGAAGCAGACGGCGGTCTCGGAGATCATGACGGCGGACGTGGTGACGGTCACGTCGACGAGCACGCTCGGCGAATGCATGAACCTGATGACCGACAAGAGGATCCGCCACCTCCCGGTCGTGGATGAGGAACGCCGTGTCGTCGGTCTGGTCTCCATCGGCGACGTCGTGCGGGCGATCATCGAGTGGCAGCAAGCGATGATCCAAGACCTCGAGAGCTACATCACCGGCTGA
- a CDS encoding ABC transporter ATP-binding protein, whose protein sequence is MAEHGQPLLEFRGVNTHYGPVHVLKDVDLVINSGEIVCLLGGNASGKTTTLKTILGMVKPTAGDVVIDGKIMTGATTTKIVSSGVTMVPENRRLFKRMTVKENLEIGAYLRDSEDDLEEDYEHIFAMFPRVKERLHQKAGTLSGGEQQMVAVGRALMARPKVLLMDEPSMGLAPILVQQNFEIIRQINEAGTTVFVVEQNAKMALSIADRGYVLMTGRIVLADSAQSLMENPDMRRAYLGEVE, encoded by the coding sequence ATGGCGGAACACGGCCAGCCGCTGCTCGAGTTCCGCGGGGTGAACACTCACTACGGACCGGTCCACGTCCTCAAGGATGTCGACCTCGTCATCAACTCGGGGGAGATCGTCTGCCTGCTCGGGGGGAACGCCTCCGGCAAGACGACCACCCTGAAGACCATCCTCGGCATGGTGAAGCCGACGGCGGGCGACGTCGTGATCGACGGAAAGATCATGACGGGCGCAACGACGACGAAGATCGTGTCGAGCGGCGTCACGATGGTCCCCGAGAACCGGCGGCTCTTCAAGCGCATGACCGTCAAGGAGAACCTCGAGATCGGCGCCTATCTCCGCGACTCGGAAGATGATCTCGAAGAGGACTACGAGCACATCTTCGCCATGTTCCCGAGGGTGAAGGAGCGGCTCCACCAGAAGGCAGGGACGCTCTCCGGCGGCGAGCAACAGATGGTTGCCGTCGGCCGTGCCCTGATGGCACGCCCCAAGGTGTTGCTCATGGACGAGCCGTCGATGGGGCTGGCGCCGATCCTCGTTCAGCAGAACTTCGAGATCATCCGCCAGATCAACGAGGCGGGCACCACCGTCTTCGTGGTCGAGCAGAACGCCAAGATGGCGCTGTCCATCGCAGACCGGGGCTACGTCCTGATGACGGGACGGATCGTTCTGGCCGACTCGGCGCAGTCGCTCATGGAGAACCCGGACATGCGCCGCGCTTATCTGGGCGAAGTGGAATGA
- a CDS encoding ABC transporter ATP-binding protein, whose product MPLLEIDRLEKAFGGLKALGGVDFHIDGGEIVSVIGPNGAGKTTFFNAISGMLPSTGSSDHRPVPDAGSIHFVGEDITGLAPSEITHRGIARTFQNVRLFPNMTVLENVMVARHCRTKQGPLGAIFQTPAFRKEEREIEEKAKDVLSFFGTRLVGYRFDQPAFALSYANRRRLEIARALATDPTLLLLDEPTAGMNPRETSELTGLITKMRDDLGVTIVVIEHEMRVVRDVSDRVVVLDHGVKIAEGTYGEVSTNEQVIEAYLGRETEEG is encoded by the coding sequence ATGCCGCTGCTCGAGATCGACCGGCTCGAAAAGGCCTTCGGCGGCCTCAAGGCACTCGGAGGCGTTGACTTCCACATCGACGGCGGCGAGATCGTCAGCGTCATCGGGCCGAACGGTGCCGGCAAGACCACGTTCTTCAACGCCATCTCCGGCATGCTGCCGTCGACCGGATCGTCAGACCACCGCCCGGTACCCGACGCCGGCTCGATCCACTTCGTCGGCGAGGACATCACCGGCCTGGCGCCATCGGAGATCACCCATCGCGGCATCGCCCGCACGTTCCAGAACGTGCGCCTCTTCCCGAACATGACCGTTCTCGAGAACGTGATGGTGGCGAGGCACTGCCGGACGAAACAGGGCCCGCTCGGGGCGATCTTCCAGACCCCGGCGTTTCGGAAGGAAGAGAGGGAGATCGAGGAGAAGGCGAAGGACGTGCTCTCGTTCTTCGGAACGCGGCTCGTCGGTTACCGCTTCGACCAGCCGGCCTTCGCCCTGTCCTACGCCAACCGCCGCCGCCTGGAGATCGCCAGAGCGCTGGCGACCGATCCGACTCTCCTCCTCCTCGACGAGCCGACCGCCGGCATGAATCCGCGTGAGACCTCTGAGCTCACCGGCCTCATCACGAAGATGCGGGACGACCTCGGCGTGACGATCGTCGTCATCGAGCACGAGATGCGCGTCGTCCGCGACGTCTCCGACCGGGTCGTAGTGCTCGACCACGGAGTGAAGATCGCCGAGGGGACATACGGGGAGGTCTCGACGAACGAGCAGGTGATCGAGGCGTACCTCGGGCGCGAGACGGAGGAGGGCTGA